The genomic DNA AGAAAAAAATTATTGAATTTAATTAAGTAAAAAAAATGAATAATATCTTTAATATTTTTCCTAAAAAAATTTATAATATGAATGGCTTAATTTTTTTAAGTTCATTGAATAGAAAATCTATATCAACAGGTTTTTTCATTTCATTAAATGTTTTTAATAAATACTTTTTTTTTTTAAAAAAAGTATTTATTAAAACTTTTTGTATTATTCACATAACAAAATATATGGAAATTAAAATAATTATTATTAATATTTCTTATAAAAGAATTCTTATTTATCCAAAAGATAAAATAGGAACAATAAATTTTGTTGTTAAAACAAATATTAATTGGAAACCTTCATTTATTCTTAATGATAGCAAAAGAGGAACAAAATGTTT from Blattabacterium cuenoti includes the following:
- a CDS encoding dUTP diphosphatase — encoded protein: MNNIFNIFPKKIYNMNGLIFLSSLNRKSISTGFFISLNVFNKYFFFLKKVFIKTFCIIHITKYMEIKIIIINISYKRILIYPKDKIGTINFVVKTNINWKPSFILNDSKRGTKCFGSTGI